Proteins encoded in a region of the Bubalus bubalis isolate 160015118507 breed Murrah chromosome 9, NDDB_SH_1, whole genome shotgun sequence genome:
- the MAML1 gene encoding mastermind-like protein 1 isoform X2: MKDRKEGQYGQSSRQSAGVCESWHLHDTVKRNLDSATSPQNGDQQNGYGDFFPGHKKTRREASLGAAVSSNGLPPASPLGQPDKPGPEALQATGKHALGLDSISKKCLADSSLHLNGGSNTSESFPLSLNKELKQEPMDDLPCMIAGAGGSISQGNLMPDLNLNEQEWKELIEELNRSVPDEDMKDLFNEDFEEKKDPESSGSATQTPLAQDINIKTEFSPAAFEQEQLGSPQVRAGSAGQTFMGPSSGPVTTDSPSLGGSQPLFLTTGQPGVDSPSPSLMPASAQAQNAQRALSSVVLPSQGPGGGSELSSAHQLQQIAAKQKREQMLQNPQQAAPAPAPGQMSTWQQTGPAHSPLNAPYPVEKPASPPGYKPDFTTSKLLMMPSVNKSSPRPGGPYLQPSHVSLHQPPSNLNQNPVASQGSVLDYGNTKPLSHYKADCGQGGPGAGQSKPALMAYLPQQLPHLSSEQSSLFLIKPKPGNMPFRSLVAPSQDQNPPNVPVPTQAASVGTQPPAVSVASTHSSTSYLSSQQQAAVMKQHQLLLDQQKQREQQQKHLQQQQFLQRQQHLLAEQEKQQFQRHLTRPPPQYQDPTQSTFPQQVGQFTGSSSAMPGVNTLGPSNSSCPRVFPQAGNLMPMGPGHTSVSSLPSNSGQQDRGVAQFTGSQSMPQSSLYGMTSSITQIVPQPPPQATNGHAHIPRQTSVGQNTSVSAAYGQNSLGNSGLSQQHSKGTLNSGLTKPQVPRVSAAMGGQNSTWQHQGMPNLSGQPPGNSTVSPFTAASSFHLQQAHLKMSSPQFSQAMPSRPMAPMSSAAVAGSMLPTVSAQQRTSAPVPAPPQGAPQQGLSGLSPAGPELGAFSQSPAPAMGGRPGLHCAQAYPVRTAGQELPFAYSGQPGSGGLASMAGDADLIDSLLKNRTSEEWMSDLDDLLGPQ; the protein is encoded by the exons cATCTCCATGATACGGTTAAGAGGAATCTCGACAGTGCCACATCCCCTCAAAATGGTGATCAGCAGAATGGCTACGGAGATTTCTTTCCTGGGCACAAGAAGACGCGCCGAGAGGCCTCTCTGGGAGCTGCCGTCTCTTCCAACGGCCTGCCCCCGGCTTCCCCACTCGGCCAGCCCGACAAGCCTGGCCCTGAAGCCTTGCAGGCCACTGGGAAGCATGCACTGGGGCTGGACTCCATCAGCAAGAAGTGTCTGGCAGACTCGAGCCTCCACCTGAATGGAGGCAGCAACACTAGTGAGTCATTTCCCCTGAGCCTGAATAAAGAACTGAAACAGGAGCCCATGGATGACCTGCCTTGCATGATCGCAGGGGCCGGAGGCTCCATCTCTCAAGGCAACCTCATGCCTGACCTCAACCTCAATGAGCAGGAGTGGAAGGAGCTCATCGAGGAGCTGAACAGGTCAGTTCCTGATGAAGACATGAAGGATCTGTTCAATGAGGACTTTGAAGAGAAGAAGGACCCAGAGTCTTCTGGTTCTGCCACACAGACCCCCCTGGCACAGGACATTAATATTAAGACGGAATTCTCTCCAGCGGCCTTTGAACAGGAACAGTTAGGCTCTCCACAAGTGAGGGCTGGGTCTGCAGGACAGACCTTTATGGGGCCTTCATCTGGCCCTGTGACCACAGATTCACCCAGCCTCGGGGGCTCCCAGCCCCTCTTCCTCACCACTGGTCAGCCTGGAGTGGATAGCCCCAGTCCCAGCCTGATGCCGGCATCAGCCCAGGCCCAGAATGCACAGAGAGCCCTCTCCAGTGTGGTGCTGCCTAGCCAGGGCCCAGGCGGAGGCTCAGAGCTGTCCTCTGCCCACCAACTCCAGCAGATCGCTGCCAAGCAGAAGCGTGAGCAGATGCTCCAGAACCCGCAGCAGGCTGCCCCAGCACCCGCTCCAGGCCAGATGTCCACGTGGCAGCAGACAGGCCCCGCCCACAGTCCCTTAAATGCCCCTTACCCCGTGGAAAAGCCAGCCAGCCCTCCTGGTTACAAGCCAGACTTCACCACTTCCAAACTGCTCATGATGCCCAGTGTCAACAAGAGCTCCCCTCGACCTGGAGGCCCCTACCTCCAGCCCAGCCATGTGAGCCTCCACCAGCCGCCAAGTAACTTGAATCAAAACCCCGTGGCTAGCCAAGGCTCGGTGCTGGACTATGGCAACACCAAGCCCCTTTCTCACTACAAAGCAGACTGTGGACAAGGCGGCCCTGGGGCTGGCCAGAGCAAGCCGGCCCTGATGGCTTATCTTCCCCAGCAGCTGCCTCATCTTAGCAGTGAGCAGAGCTCCTTATTTCTGATAAAACCAAAGCCAGGAAATATGCCCTTCCGATCACTGGTTGCACCTAGCCAG GACCAGAACCCTCCCAATGTCCCTGTACCAACCCAGGCTGCCAGTGTGGGGACTCAGCCGCCTGCTGTTTCCGTGGCCAGCACGCACAGTAGCACCTCCTATCTCAGTAGCCAGCAGCAGGCAGCGGTAATGAAGCAGCATCAATTGCTTTTGGACCAACAGAAACAGAGGGAGCAGCAACAAAAACATTTGCAGCAACAGCAGTTTTTGCAAAGACAACAGCACCTTTTGGCAGAACAG GAGAAGCAGCAATTTCAGCGCCATCTGACCCGCCCGCCACCCCAGTaccaagacccaacacagagCACCTTCCCACAGCAGGTTGGACAGTTCACAG GGTCCTCTTCTGCCATGCCTGGCGTGAACACCTTGGGTCCATCTAACTCCAGCTGTCCCCGAGTGTTCCCTCAGGCTGGGAACCTGATGCCAATGGGCCCTGGACACACTTCAGTTTCTTCTCTCCCCTCAAACTCAGGCCAGCAGGACCGGGGTGTGGCTCAGTTCACTGGCTCCCAAagcatgccacagagcagcctcTACGGCATGACTTCCAGCATAACCCAGATAGTTCCCCAGCCTCCACCACAGGCCACCAACGGACATGCCCACATTCCACGGCAGACCAGCGTGGGCCAGAACACCTCAGTTTCAGCTGCCTATGGACAGAACTCACTGGGGAACTCTGGTCTCTCCCAGCAGCACAGTAAGGGGACCCTGAACTCGGGTTTAACTAAGCCACAGGTCCCAAGGGTATCAGCAGCCATGGGAGGCCAGAATTCCACGTGGCAACATCAGGGAATGCCAAACCTGAGCGGCCAGCCCCCGGGAAACAGCACCGTAAGCCCATTCACCGCAGCCTCCAGTTTCCACCTGCAGCAGGCCCACCTGAAAATGTCCAGCCCGCAGTTCTCTCAGGCGATGCCCAGCAGGCCCATGGCCCCCAtgagctcagcagctgtggcaggGTCCATGCTGCCCACTGTGAGCGCACAGCAGAGGACCAGTGCCCCTGTGCCAGCACCTCCCCAGGGAGCCCCGCAGCAGGGCTTGTCGGGCCTGAGCCCGGCGGGGCCTGAGCTGGGGGCCTTCAGCCAGAGCCCTGCCCCAGCCATGGGCGGCCGGCCAGGCCTGCACTGTGCCCAGGCCTACCCCGTGCGGACCGCAGGCCAGGAGCTGCCCTTCGCCTACAGCGGGCAGCCGGGCAGCGGCGGGCTGGCCAGCATGGCTGGGGATGCCGACCTGATCGACTCCCTGCTGAAGAACAGGACTTCCGAGGAGTGGATGAGCGATCTGGACGACCTCCTCGGGCCTCAGTAG